From the genome of SAR324 cluster bacterium:
CGGTGATTTATTTGCTGTTTTTAATGAAGAACGATATCCATTTCATCATGATACTGGTCAAACTGTTTCAACAGTTTCAAAAGATGGGGGTAAAACATGGTCTAAACCCAAAGTAGTCGTTCCTTGGACACAAACAACTGGTAGTTGGGATTGTGGAATTTGTGAACTTCATGATGGAACTTTATTGATCAATTTTAATATCTGCGGTTTTTTCAAAAGAGGAATGAAACCTGAGCAACCCTCTTGGGCAGCTGGACCACTTACAAAAGAATGGGGAGATTGGACATGGACCTACAGAACTCTTGGTTGGCTTGGAACATTCGTTGTAAAATCCAAGGATGGAGGTCAAACTTGGTGTGATCCAATTCCTGTAAATGTTAGACCACTCAAGCACGGTGGTGTTAGGAATGGTTGCTGGCAGTTACCTGATGGCGGAATATTGATGGGTTTGTACGGACGGATTCGAGGATATGAAGAGTATGGTGAGGGTGAAACAACCCGGTCTGCTTTGATGAGATCTGATGACGGGGGTGACAACTGGGACTATTATTCTACATTGGCTTATGATCCTGCCAGTATCATCGATTATGAGGAGCCTGCATTACTCCGACTCAAAGATGGAAAATTGGTCTG
Proteins encoded in this window:
- a CDS encoding sialidase family protein; this encodes MQITIYKYKKLMSINNIQHYEMVKYPSTCANQVQVRCLKNGDLFAVFNEERYPFHHDTGQTVSTVSKDGGKTWSKPKVVVPWTQTTGSWDCGICELHDGTLLINFNICGFFKRGMKPEQPSWAAGPLTKEWGDWTWTYRTLGWLGTFVVKSKDGGQTWCDPIPVNVRPLKHGGVRNGCWQLPDGGILMGLYGRIRGYEEYGEGETTRSALMRSDDGGDNWDYYSTLAYDPASIIDYEEPALLRLKDGKLVCFLRTHINPSQDAKNMAFVISEDDGFSWTPPKFTNIWGYPFDLIHLQDGRYLMVYGYRRPPYGTRGVISEDGLTWDIKNEFVIREGGVPGKVFEDRPSSSLGSGAGLFQSGGDINYNHPGVFQHISYPTVAQTLDGTVVACYHEWSNETNPIQFLQATRFKVDDK